A genome region from Anopheles stephensi strain Indian chromosome 2, UCI_ANSTEP_V1.0, whole genome shotgun sequence includes the following:
- the LOC118508032 gene encoding elongation of very long chain fatty acids protein AAEL008004-like: MDVRDNFTDFTLASNYIMQLAIDEYQADRNWTRLIDRYWNLVEDLLGDPRAKHLPFMDNPLPTLGMVLTYLAWVLIIGPTYMRDRKPMQLTNTLFYYNLGQVLLSAYMFYEHLMAGWARGYSLICQPVDYSDDHLSRRMFNLCYIYYLSKLSEFADTVFFVLRKKKSQISYLHLYHHSLTPIEAWILTKFLAGGNTTLPNIINNFVHTLMYLYYMLSSMGPRYQKYLFWKQFLTEIQIAQFIICIGHAINALFTDCAYPKFITFLLLCNASIFFVLFMNFYLENYRKKATVKAVQEAASITASGQHQQTVSTETPKKQQ, encoded by the exons ATGGATGTAAGGGATAACTTCACCGACTTTACGCTGGCGTCCAACTACATCATGCAGTTAGCGATCGATGAATATCAGGCGGATCGCAATTGGACGCGACTGATCGACAGATATTGGAATCTTGTTGAAGACCTGCTAGGAG ATCCGCGTGCGAAGCATCTCCCATTCATGGACAACCCACTGCCGACGCTTGGGATGGTGCTGACCTACCTCGCCTGGGTGTTGATCATTGGACCGACCTACATGCGCGACCGGAAACCGATGCAGCTAACAAACACACTCTTCTACTACAACCTCGGACAGGTCCTGCTGAGCGCATACATGTTCTACGAG CACCTGATGGCGGGATGGGCCCGAGGATACAGCTTAATATGCCAACCGGTCGACTACAGTGATGATCATCTGTCGCGTCGG ATGTTTAACCTCTGCTACATCTACTACCTCTCGAAGCTGTCGGAATTTGCCGATACGGTGTTCTTTGTGCTGCGCAAGAAGAAGTCACAAATTTCATACCTCCATCTTTACCATCACTCGCTCACTCCGATCGAGGCTTGGATTCTAACCAAGTTCCTCGCAG GTGGTAATACAACGCTTCCCAACATTATCAACAACTTTGTCCACACGCTGATGTATCTGTACTACATGCTGTCGTCGATGGGTCCACGctatcaaaaatatctttTCTGGAAACAGTTTTTGACCGAGATACAGATT GCCCAATTCATCATCTGCATCGGGCATGCAATTAACGCCCTGTTTACGGATTGTGCCTACCCAAAGTTTATCACCTTCTTGCTGCTCTGCAACGCAAGCATATTCTTCGTGctgttcatgaatttctatcTAGAAAATTACCGAAAAAAGGCCACTGTGAAGGCGGTGCAAGAAGCGGCCTCTATAACAGCCTCCGGACAGCACCAACAAACGGTATCAACCGAGACGCCCAAGAAGCAACAATGA